The stretch of DNA TTATTTAAAGGAGGGCATAAAGGAAGATGGGTCCATATACTCTGACCCACTGGTCTCTCTTTTGCAGTCACTTGGAGCTGTCAGGTAGTAGCTCATATTTTTCTCAGCTTGACCTTGCTGAGGGTTCTGTGATGTTTCCATTGCAGGTTCTTGAGATACAGGTGTGTGCTGGATGCGTGAATCTGGCATTAATACTAGAATATTATGGTCCACAACTGTTGAGACCTTGGTATATTCTTTGCTGGTTCCTGGAACAGTGTATTTTTCCGTCTTTCCATTATTATCTTTATGTTTCAGTAATACTGTTGGCTCCTCATCTTGTCTGACTTTATGAACTTCTACATAGTCCATTAGTTTAGGATTCAAGAAAGGTGGCTTGTCATTATGTCTGTTTTGTTTGACCTGCACTGTAGTTTGTTCAGTTATGGAATACTCCAtctctctttgcttttccatgttGTCATGGACAGTTTCAGTGACAGGATATCGTGACTgatgcttttcttcatttcccaCCAAAACTGGTGAAATGTTCACATTTGTGGTACTCAGTATTATTGTGTGTGCCTCCACAGTACTGTGGTAGGCAAACATAGGAAGCTGATTATTAGGTAGTAACTGAACTGCAGGCCATGTGGATGACTTTGTACTCTCATTGTTAGAAAGGAGTGTTTCCTGTTCTGAGGCTATACACTGAGTTTCCCAGCTCCTTTTTGCTCCTTTATTTTCTTGGACAGCTCTTACATCTTGTGTTTGAAGTGCTGATGGAAGGGCACGAGGCTCCTTGCACTTctcagagagcagggaagggctaTCACAGCTCCCTCGGCCCGAGTCACTGTCTGTTTCCTTGGGTATCATTTTCGTATTTTTACTGGGATTGTCATGGCTTGGCATGAGTTGCTGATCCTCGCTGTCCTCTACCTCCAGATATTCTATCAGTAGTTCATCACAGTCTGATGTTGGAGGGAAACCATGGCAACCAAGAGCACTCAGTAATTCTTCAGATTTTCCTGTCTAAGGGAATAATAAATaggatataatttttcattgttaACCTTAGGGTTTATCTGACTAGAACAATTGTGAACAATTTACATATTTGCTATACAAACACTTAAATAGTTATATCACTAGACCTAAACTGGATTTCTACTGCTGCAGAAAACactgacagaaaggaaaaaaatttcgAAAATGGGATGACCTGGGAGCTTTTGATGGGTGTGGGTCTCCTGAGTTTAACAAGAAGGAAATGGAATAATAGTGCAGCCATGTCCTGCCACCTCAGCATGGTAAGAACCAGTAGGACTTCCATAAGAACTGTTAGGAAGACCACACAGGCATTTCCTCTGGTGTCCCAGGAAGCAGCCATGGTCACAAACCTTGTTTTCAAACACTCTCCTACTACAAACATGAGGTAAAACTCTGTCTCACACATACCCTCCACATGATCAACCTGAAAGTGTTACCAATTTTAAACATTGATTAACTGAAGGAATTTCATCCTTTACTAGGGTAATTGTGGTTGCTAGTACGTAAGTTGGAAAAGTAAGTAATAGTGAATTCTTTTCATGTTAGCTGTGGTACTTACCTCTAACAGATGTTTATCTATGCCTTTTATCTTTGGTCCTGGAACTGGTGGTAGGATAAAGGCcatcattctgaaaaaaaaccagaacaaacaCACCATGTGTAAGTATGGGCCCTATCTCAGTATTTGTTCTCCCATTTCCTCAGAATGTGACTGAGATTTTAAATGCTTCTCCCATATCCGATATGTCCCTGTTGGACCTCTGTTTCCTGTCTACCCCTCAAGCCAGATAATTCACAAATCCACAAAGTACTCTTAGAGGcatttataaggaaaaaaacagtacAAAGTTATTCAACTGGAAATGTAACACTGCTAATGTCCTTTTATGGTCTTTAGTCCCTTAACCTCTGATTCTCTAATACCACTGTAAATTCATCACTGGCCAAGAAACAGTGAAATGGGGCACAGTTCAGGAGGACTAGGGGGCCTGTCTCTGCATACTTGACTGTCAGCTGACTACTGCTCAACAGGATTTATGGCGAATGTCTTGGCTTTTCCAAACACAGTTTCTATCTTTCTTCTACTCAGACAGTACTTTTTTGCAAGACTTGTACAAAAGTAAcatctttctctttcaaatttgATTGAAATTAGCCAGCACTGTAATAAATTATTCGGGGAATTGGCAGACAGGCGGGTAGAAAGACAATCTCATAATACAACCTTGTTCATTTTAGGAAATTACAGCAAGACCCAAAGGCATATCTTCTACAGAAGCAGGGATACTCCAAGTGATGTTTGCTGAATTATTTACATGGCTAACCAAGATTCTCAGATCTAACAGAGACATGTCTTTATCAATTGAGAATTTAGCCTGGTTTCCCTAAGGAGCAGAAATACTTCTTTATCAGTGTAACTAATAGTCTGTAAGAGAACACAAATGCTACAGGAAATTGAGTCAAATATTTGAAGTCTActtttgaaaagttttctgCCATTTTGAACTCCATGCATTTGTGAAACTGGTGACTTACCTGTACCCTTTCAAAATCATTGTCCAGCTCATGATTAAGCATATTAGAGATGACAGGACACCAACAATGATCCACACAACCATATCTTTTGCTCTAAAATCtaagaaacaaacagaattatttaagGACATACATCTAGTATATGCATAGTCAGCATGCACAAGAAGTCAGAgatgacttttattttaaaaattggcCTAAACTGCCAAACTTGGTATTGAATTTAGAGGGCTTTACTAGCATATATGGATGTCAACAATCATTTTAATATCTAATAATGAATATAAATTTTACTAATGGCACTGCACAGGAAATAAAGTGTCTTGGAGAAGTTATACGAAGATGtatgaagaggaaaattttgTCACAGCCATTTATAGCAATTAGGTTCAAATCCAGTGGTACCAAACCCACAGTCATGTCATTATCAAATACATATCATGCAACTCATTAAATAGGGAGTTAAATGACCTAGGACTAgctattttaaagtatttttattgtaaaataacactttttataTGGAAGCATTGATTTCAAATTAATTCCATATAAAGAGTAATAAAAGCTGTTACTGTCTGAAGGCAGTCACTTTTTGTTGCCTGTGTCACAGTTTAAAAGCACTTACCAGTCTTCTTTTAATTAAGAACTACCATCATGAGAACAAATGAGGCAATAGACAGAAAGAGCATGGtttaaataagcaaagaaaCTTATTCACCTTCTTAACACCATAAAGTAATGAAGGGGAAAGCTAACTGGGTATGGTGCAGGAGCGATAATAATCCAGTTATCTTAGCAACGATGTTCTTGCCTGTCCTGGGGAAAATATGGGATCTGCATGGATGCCACAAACAgctaacaaacaaaaatacaattgCATGTAATAACAATTGCTGAAGGAATGCCTGGCCACTCACCAGTAGGAATCTGAATGTACATTTCTGGGCTCCACTCGCTCCATGATCCATGATGGTCTGGTTTGCAGTGAATCTGTACAATGTACCTCTTTCCAGGATTTAAACTAAACATTTTACATTGTGTTTGCTGTCCAACAAAAATAGTctggaaattaaacaaaaatcacaGCTAAGCTTTTGGTAACCAAGACAGGAATATAGAATGAGTCTGGATAGCATTTCCTAATAATTATTAAGCAGGCATGGAATAATGACACAcgtattttatttctaaagttTAGCTTTCTAACATCTGTGGGAATGAGATCTGGCTCTGGTATACAGTGCAAATTAAACAACTATAAAAATACATCATGAACATATGGTACATAGGAAGGAACTGTGGTAATGGTGGGAATTGTGATGGTGAGAGCAACAGGAGGTAAGAAACAGAGATGGgggaagaaaatgcagagagaaagagggaatgTTGAGTTGGTGGAAATTCACAGGTTAGTAAAAAGTAGGTCTTTCAATGGCCAGGGGGCTGGGAAgtgctgtgggagggggaaggaaggagaagataCAGAGATGGTTTGGAAGGATTGCAGACAAGAAGAGGATGCAGTCAAATACCAAGCTGGAGTCTTTCATTTGCCACTCAGTTGTCCGAGTTGCAGATTCTGGCTATAGACAATTACTATTCTGTGGCCATTAAAACAACCACCTAATGAccatttatataaatttaaattattttcataatgtCACTGAGCTTTCTGTCACCTAAGAAGTGCTCATGGTGAAGAACAAATTATCACAAAAGAAACCTGACTAAATGAGAACAAACAATTTAAACTGTCATGCCAATATGATTAATATAAAATGACCACAATTAAAAACAAGTACTTTACCACCTGCTATCATACAATAACATCTGAAATACCAGTGCTCTCAGTAGGAAATCATAcaagtgcttttgaaaaattatgaacTATTCAGTGCCTCTGCTTCATTGCATTCGTGCATGGAACCTGGCTGAAAAAATCTAACTGATCAGAAAACATTATCTAGCAAAAACTTGCAACATCCTTACCTCCCATTCCTCTCCTTCTTCAGGCTTAAATCGCAATTCGTATTCAAGAGTAAGCCATCCAGATCTGACATCAGCTAGTGGAGGTGGAGACCATGTCAGGACCAGATATGGTTTTCTATTTACTGACTTTTTTAATTCCAGAGTTATGTTCACAGGAGGATCTGGCTGtactgttaaaataaagaactgtcaaacagagttttatttattttttccttgcatcctaggaagaaatataaaattatgtgaGTGAAGAGTTGTCACCTCCATTGCGTCCAGTAATTTAGAACTGATGTTGGAATACAGAAATCAAGAGTTTCCAGATAAAGTAAGTACGGatttataatttgaaaaaaaccctgaagaatCGTAAATATGTTGAATTCATGTTGAGATTTGCCTTAATCATTAAtcagcaaaaatgtttttttcttacattacCAGTTATTGCTGGTTTTCCCTACAATCATGTTTCAAAGTTAACATCTTTAATGTTAAGATGTGTTTAATGATAACCTTGTCAAGGTTTGGCATAAATATTTCGAAATGCTGAAAACACAGATGTAGCTGATAGAACTTGCCCCTCCATCTTTTACATTCAGAAAACACAACAGTGTAATCCCAAATGCATAtgtaaagtatttaaaagtaaactgaaaCAGCAATATTAAAGTTCTGTCTATATctcaaaaacaaaccagaatgGAACAATGGTTTCTGCTCAGACAGGCTTGCAGCTTCCTCAGTTCAAAGGTAGAGCTTCTGCATATATTGTGTGTGTATTTTACCACTGTCTGATGCAAAGCTTCATTAAGCAAGCAGCCATGGCATAGAGATAAAATATGAAGCAGCCCTTCAGCAGCCCTTTTCCAGTTGCCAGACTCCTGGCAGCCAGATCCTTGGCAACAAAATGGTTATCAATGATAATGTTCCattctgttagaaaaaaaaaacccaaatagtTGTACGCAGTCATTCTGTGGAAAAAGTCTGAGAAAGAGATTATCAGTACACTGCTATAAAAAGCACTAATGCAGCTCCTCTTGGGTCTGGAGACTCCTTTTATGTAATCAAATTTAAGTGTTATTTGTTAAAAGATCAATTTGATTTCAGCTGCTTgtacagtggaaaaaaagattttagcTGGATGATGTTTCTTAGGGTTTGactgaaagaaatacagaaaaacaataaatgGTTGTCTGAACATAGTTTTAAAGCTTTTAGCATTTTTAtacttcctttgaaaataaaacgGTAAAGGGATGAATATTGATTTGTTCTTATATCAGAGAAGATCTTATTTGTACAAGTCTTTAACATGGATATAATACCATATATGAGAAGAGCTggaattaaaaagtattttctgtggaAACAAATAATTCAGAATCATGGGTTTTGGCACAAAAATTTTAACTCTTACCTATGTAAGTCACATCCACGTAATGAGGATCAGAGACATTACTTCCCATTTCATTAGTTGCCCTCACAGTAATATTGTATATGGTCCAGAAAGAGGTGTGCTTTTTATCGAAGTAACACGAATTGGGGCCTGCAGTTTTGTAATCTGGACATTCataaactttttcttctctgaaatggAATAATCGCAGTGATTAGGTTACACAGACTAAAACACCTGACTTTGATTACTAGTATGTCAGCATTATTGATCTGATTTTTCATGCCTGGCGAtgtgaagaaaatcagaaaacttCTTCCAGACTAGACTAAATAGTCACTGGACAATTCCAGAGACTGTAGTAAGCATTTCTCCCCCAAAGTAAAGACAACAAAGCCTGTAGAATTTAGGCTTTTGTAGATGCAGTAGTGGGCTAGTAGAGTAAAGCTCTTACTACTCAGAAAGCCACTGTCCACTGCATAGCTCTTACATCTTCCAGAGAGTAAGTAGAAGTGATTGCTGAAGTTTTCTAAGCTATCTGTTAAAAACTATTTCCAATGTTGATTTCACATTTACAGAGAGTTCTGCATATTACACTAATAtgctttcagaatttatttttaatttttatttttattttattttcatcacttTTCAAAAAAAGGTCTACTTTGTACCTGTCCTCCAAATCCATTCTCAAGTTTCCCAAAGtcaaagcagggacaggagaaaAAGTTAAGTATGTAGCACTTGTTTCCAAACTCCTCTGAGATGCACAGTGGCAAAAGAGAGAGTTGTGGATGTGGACCTCATACTCTGCCCTACTTGGATGGACCAGTACCTGTCTTTTTCCAGTAAGATCTAGCTCAGAGCTGACAATTACAGAATTTAGCATCCAGTTAGGTCAGTGCAAGGCTGAGCAGTGCTAGGTGAACCAAAAATAGTTCACAGAacctaaaaatatatattgactatttctttaaaatgaatgtttagCACTTGATCTAAGTTCCAAAGAAATATTACTGCAGAAGCCACAGGGTATTCATGGCCTATGAATACTAGTGCAAAATAAGCATTATCAGAAGATGAAGATTTTAGTATCTGGTCACTGGTCACTTTGGACAGTTTTGGTTCTAGGGCTGCGTGACCGAAGAGTTACAGGACTGCGATTTGTATTGCTTAACAATATGCAGTTGTTAGACAATGGCAACTTTCAAGACAATCCATCTTTCTGAGCAGAGTAATTCGCAGTAATTCACAGTAATTCAGTAACATTATAAAGAGATCTTATTTCACTCTTAAATACATTGCTGCTTTAGCACTCTTTCAGAATATGCCACTGGACAAAACCACGTCCCCCAAATGACATCTCCCTAAATGCAAAACCAATCAGGATGGATTTTCCAGGTCCTTCCAATAAAACACTGTTTATATACAGTTTATTACCCCTCTTTGCTGTAAAGCAAAGTGTGGTTAATAGGATGTCCTCCATCTGAACCAGGTTTCCACCAACAAgtaaatgtttccttttcaggaGAACGGCACTTTATTATGGTAGGCTTTTCAGGAGGTGACTCTCCTGGGAAGGACAAAGAAATAAACTAATTAGTAAGTTGCATGTATTCGGTCCACCCTGAATTCATAAAACAATGTcaagcagagcacaggaaaatacaaagaaaggaaaagttttctTTGTAGTAGCACAGGAAAGGAGGGGCTGTTCAGTGGTTCAGGCAACAGCTTAATACTTTCACCTGGATTCAGAATCCTTTCTCACTGCAGCCATGCTGAAGAACTGCTTTATTTCTCTGACTCTGGCTCTTCTCTGTCCCAAAATATCCTAGGGAGTGCTCAAATACTGCCACAGCAGCctctataaaattatttaaaatacactcTGCTATACAATctattttctgtgctgtcctCCTTTCACCTGGGatagagataattttttctcagtAGCTAGTatagtgctgtggtttggattcagtatgagaaaAATGTGGACAATACACGGATGTTTTGGTTGTTACTGTCATGTTTATCCTAAACCAAAGACATTTTTgtgtctcctgctctgccagtgaggaggtacAAAGCAGATAAAAAAGGCTGAGAGCGAGGATAGCCAtgacaggtgaccccaactagccaaagggatattccacaccaaTAGAACATCATccccagtatataaactggggaaTTATCTGGAAGTGGGGCTGATCAGGGTGTAGGGATGGGATTTGGCGCTGGTCAGTTGGGGTGAGCAactgtattgtgcatcacttgtttcaATTACTTAACTGTTGTTATCTCAACCTACAGGTTTTACTTTTGATTCTCTTCCCCATTTCACTGGGGTGGGGTGTACGATATGAGCGACCAGCCatgtggtgcttagttgccagctgggcttaaaccacaacatacaaaaaccattttttaattcaaaaagtGTGTTTGAAGATTATTCCGGTTGTTTAAAAAATAGGCTGTCATTTGTTTTGGGTTTCAggtaagaaaaatgaagaatgtaAATGTTTGCCCATTTGTTTATGTCCTTTCCAGTAATCCTCTTCTGAAGTACCTATGATCTGTCTCCAAAGATAAAAGAAGCAGCTCTCATATCTCCTTGTAGTGTTGTTATGTTCAGTACTCAGGATGCTCACCTGATTGCTGCCAAGCAAGTTTTTATAGACTCAAGCAAAGCGCTTaagaggagggcagggaaaaatacttaaattttgAATAGGATGTTGCCAGTCAAAACCCTTATGTGATTGAAACTTTTGCAATTATGCACTTGTGGCAAAAATACGATCCTATTACatcaataataaatatttcctaCTATGCAGAGCAGAGACATTGATTTTCCAAATTTCTAATTGCCTGGTGCAGATCCGAAAATGGGTAAtttaaaggacatttttctATTAACAGTACTTCATGTACTTCATGATCAACAGCAACCTTCATGTCAAGTAATGAATAATACAACTAAGAACAGAAGAAGAAGATTTGAGACAACGTGGCTAAAGTGTCTGGCAACAAGATACAATGACATGCATATTTAGTGTGCCTGCTCAAATCCAAGAAAACATAGATAATGAATTCCACGTGGTAGTATCTGCAAGTGTCGTGCTCTGTTAGACATGGCAATGCTTTCAGTCTAGGTTCTTACACAAAAACCATTACCTGACATCTGTACTATGTATAAAatcaatgtaatttttaaattaagggaCAGGAACAATAAATTATTTAGGCACACCTGCATCAAAAGTGACTTCCTCATACCACTTTATTTGTCATAGCCCGTTTCAGCAGAGGATCTTGAGTGAATCAAAAAGACTAAACAAGCAATTGTACAGAAAGTATATTAAAATGCACTGAGCTGTTCCTCCAGCACTATGAAGTATCTGTGTGAGAAGCCAGGTTTTCAGGGCTACCATTCAGGCACCTTTCACAACACTGAACCTGACAGAACTTAAAAACAATTTACAGAACAGCAATCACCATCCCCAACTCACCATTGGGGATTTggatgtttttttcagagctccATTCGCTCCATTCTCCAAGGTCTAACATGCAACGGACCTGAACAATGTACTTCACCCCAGCTTGTAACCCGGTCACCTTGTAGTGTGTCTGCAGTCCAACAGATAttgtctggaaaagaaaatggactgggaaaataataaagaattgGGACATTTTAACAAGTAACAATAAAGGAATAGGCTTGAGTTACTGAATTCTGAAAGTCTAGAATTTCAGTTGGTATTTTATAAGACGTGAATTACAGAGGAACAAAGGTAGTGACTTTGCAGAAAAATTCACTTCAACACTGAGATTCTGATACTCAAGAACATACTTAACTGTAGCCTTCCTAGTACTCCATCAGATCCACACCACCAGGAACACATTAGGTAGTCCAGCTCACATATAAACCCTTGTGTAACTCTTCTCAGTGGCTTTAAGTGCATTTTTCAGGTCCTTTGAATTTCTCCTCAGAACTCTTTCAAAACACATAGCTTTCTCCATCATTAAGGCATCGACAATTTAGGTAGCATTGAGGACATCTGACTATAGCTTTAAGAATGATAATTTATCCTGAAAACTCAGCTGTGGGAATATTCCTATGGTGGGGAATGTCAATGGAAATGGTGTGTGCGAGTAGGACACACCAAAATTTCTGAGTGGCGGGTTGCCTCCAACTGATTACATTGAAGAGTATGATGACAACTCTCAGcccaaataaataataactaGGGAGCAATGGAGAGACTTCTCAAGGTTAAACTTGAAAACCActaataaataaacaagaaaacttGTAATAGTGGGCGGGGCACTGGAAACTTCAGCAGTAGCTGAAACGTAGTTTGATGCTCTCAAAAGTGGCTCTATCAGCATCATGACCTCTCCCTGGGCCAGCCAGAGCAGCCTCCCTCTCTGATGCTGTGAGTAGCTGCTCTCCAGACAGCgtgggctgcagcaggcaggaagcCACACCTGGGTGTCTGCATGTGACCATGTGGCTCCTTTCTCACTGATGCGTGTCTTAGGATACTGTAAGAAGGGACATGAGTTCACGTGATGTTAAAGCATCCATGTCACCCACAGAAGTGGGTATAAATaggagagggaggggagtaTGCTTGTAACCTACCCTTCCTGGGAGAGGGGAATTTCTGTATATAGTGTATATATGTCTGGGACTAGTTATAGAAATTTGTTTATAAATTTGTAGATGCCTAGTAACAATTTTGAGTGCCCAGTATTGTGATTCAACTATTGTATTGCTGAGTGATTGCTGAGTGCTGCATAGTTAAGTGATTAATTtattaatgaattaataaaCTGTTTTGATCTGGATTTGTTTTAAACTATATGAACTTTTATTGTGACATGTGGGAtcattacaaataaatattagatCAGTGGACTAAATAGGGTTTTGCAGTTTATGACATTAGGATGATTATGCAAATACATTGAATTTCACTGTTCTACAAACCactacagtatttttctttccttaatcaGATTTGGTTACATTAATTTTTCTACCCTTACAGAAACTAAAATTTTTATAATGTCAGTTAAATTGAGATAAGAGAACTCACTGAATAGAGCGTTTATACAATAAATATACTTTTCAATTACCTCCcactcttccttttcctcaggtTTAAGTCGTAGCTCATAGTGATACACATGTGAATTAGAGCTGACAGCAGCTAACGGAGGTGGAGACCATTTTGCCCAAAGGTATGTTATACTAGCAGATGTTTTTGTTTCTAGAGAGAGGTTCACAGGAGCATCTGGCTGAACTgtataaatgaatgaaaagcGTGCCATTAATAACTTAATTTTCTCTCAGAAGAGGCACCTCCTTTATGGTTTTGTATTTCATCACATTAATTTCAGATCATTCAGCACTTCTGTAAGGGAATAGTACAatagccttttatttttcctttctccctagCAAGTTTAACCAGCTCCTGATCCACCAGTATCAGCAAATCTTAGACTTTACTCTGAACTTGTCAGGCTAAGGAAATCAAATCATAATTTCATTAGGCCACTCTTGCAAAactaaaatatcaaatatttcatAGCTAAAACAACTAAGTACATTATCATTATAAGGTGTATATCATGTGTATGCAGAAAGTAGAACAGAGTTGGGAATATTAAATACTACAAAAAGCTTAGGCAGTTATTTTTACCCTCCTGAGACTTCAATGCCAGCAGCCATAAAGATGTTCACATTTGGAAAATTTAGGTAGCTCAACctaatgaaaattttataaTCTGCATTGAGTCTAACTGAAATACTGGAGACAGCTACAAACTGCAGCCAATTTTTAAGCCAAAGTTAAAATGGCAATAAAATATGTAGTTACTTAATTCATAagtaaaatgcagttttcacataaatttaaaatgcatattttagaTCATCTGTAGATAAACACTTCTCCATATCAAGTTTCACATCATGAGGAAAGAAATCTTTCACCACTACTTGTTCTGGCATTAAAAACTGCATACATCTCCAACTagcttgttttccattttattcttctctttttaccTATGGAGGTTACATCCACATACTGAGGGTCTGAGCTGTTACTTCCAATCTCATTCGTTGCCATTACAGTGATAATATATGTTGTCCAGGGATTAGTGTGGTTTTTATCAAAGTAGCAGGAATTGGGACCTGATGCTTGGTAGTCTGGACATTCATAgattttttcttcactgaaataaaatgatttaaaagttaaaagttcagaaaataaagcaaagcaggCAATATTCTAGTAGTGGTCTAGGTTCAGCAGAGAAATTTGAAATGGTTATATATaatcatattatttttatatatagatacataATATAATTCTATTACATGACAATATAATAATTGTATATAACACATATAATCTCAACTCCAGGAAACATTTTGGTGTCAAATGCTATTGCTATAAGTGCTTCACTGCTATTTTTACTGTAGTTTTTCTGGATGAGTGCTctcactccttttttttatacataGGAATGTCAACAaaagaatggaaagagaaatttcCAGAGACAGCACAAGGcaattttaacaatatttataaacaagtaaaaggaaaagtaaagaCATTCACTTGGACTAAATAAGAAAAGTTGCTAAACATCTTCTTTGTGTATTACCCCTGGAAATTAAGCAGATGGACCCTAAGGCAGAGGACTGTTttattgatttgtttgttttcagcaagaTCACAGTAGCAtttaagctggaaaagacctcagagatcactgagtccaactttTGACCCATCTCCACCTTTTCAACTCGACCATGACACTGAGTGCCACCATTTCTTGGGACACCTTCAGGaatggtgactctaccacctccctggacagtTCATTCCAATGTTTAAACACCCtttacatgaagaaattcttcctgatggtgaacctgaacctcccctggcacagcctgaggccatttcctATCATCCTGTCTCTAGTTATGtgagaagaggccaaccctTATCTCACTACAAACTCTTTTCAGGTCATTGTAAGAGTGATAAGGGACccccaagcctccttttctccaggttaaacacccccagctccctcagccactccttacAGGCATTCCttacagctccagctctgctgctcttctctggtctcactccagcacctcaatgtccaTCCTGAACTGAGgtgcccagaactggacacagcactcgaggtgaggcctcaccaaCACCCtatcactgccctggtcctgctggccacccTGCTTGTGacacaagccaggatgccactggcttTCTTGCCCACTTGGGCATGCGCTGGCTTACGTTCAGCCGCTGTCAACCAGCATCCCgaggtccttttctgctgtgagATTTTCCAGTCATTCTTCCCCAGTCCTGTAGTGTAGCCTGGGGTTGTTGCGACCtaagggcaggacctggcatttggccttgttgaacctcatcctattggccttggcccatcaatccagcctgtcctgatccctctgcagagccttcctacgCTCCAGCATATCAACACTTCCTGCTACCTCATGTCATCTGCGAACTGACTGAGAGCGCACTTGGTCCCTTGTCCAAACCaccaataaa from Chiroxiphia lanceolata isolate bChiLan1 chromosome Z, bChiLan1.pri, whole genome shotgun sequence encodes:
- the PRLR gene encoding prolactin receptor isoform X2; its protein translation is MEAFLPITPCSTARTGNEWCIHILEEKIYECPDYQASGPNSCYFDKNHTNPWTTYIITVMATNEIGSNSSDPQYVDVTSIVQPDAPVNLSLETKTSASITYLWAKWSPPPLAAVSSNSHVYHYELRLKPEEKEEWETISVGLQTHYKVTGLQAGVKYIVQVRCMLDLGEWSEWSSEKNIQIPNGESPPEKPTIIKCRSPEKETFTCWWKPGSDGGHPINHTLLYSKEGEEKVYECPDYKTAGPNSCYFDKKHTSFWTIYNITVRATNEMGSNVSDPHYVDVTYIVQPDPPVNITLELKKSVNRKPYLVLTWSPPPLADVRSGWLTLEYELRFKPEEGEEWETIFVGQQTQCKMFSLNPGKRYIVQIHCKPDHHGSWSEWSPEMYIQIPTDFRAKDMVVWIIVGVLSSLICLIMSWTMILKGYRMMAFILPPVPGPKIKGIDKHLLETGKSEELLSALGCHGFPPTSDCDELLIEYLEVEDSEDQQLMPSHDNPSKNTKMIPKETDSDSGRGSCDSPSLLSEKCKEPRALPSALQTQDVRAVQENKGAKRSWETQCIASEQETLLSNNESTKSSTWPAVQLLPNNQLPMFAYHSTVEAHTIILSTTNVNISPVLVGNEEKHQSRYPVTETVHDNMEKQREMEYSITEQTTVQVKQNRHNDKPPFLNPKLMDYVEVHKVRQDEEPTVLLKHKDNNGKTEKYTVPGTSKEYTKVSTVVDHNILVLMPDSRIQHTPVSQEPAMETSQNPQQGQAEKNMSYYLTAPSDCKRETSGSEYMDPSSFMPSFK